The following are from one region of the Sphaerochaeta sp. genome:
- a CDS encoding sugar ABC transporter permease — protein MSRQIRKKAERDRRRFIFFCILPAFLFLAVFMYYPIAETFRLSFMKSSGLGADRFIGWENYKKLFASEEFQQGLLHVFLWAFWSIIIQLPLAFFIAFSLTFYINRFTRPMRAIFYLANVLPSAITAMLGKFVFSPTNGILNSIGANAGWKWLEDIDFLGDVHIAFWSVFAVATWAYTGFPIIFLMSKIEQMPKDMKEAAEIDGVTGWKYAWYIVLPNLKGAFRILAVLCTIGSLKLFDLPYMMTTGGPGYATITLGISLYRQGFINWQYGRASAIGVVILILSLVFTVLEFAGHGGDEGGK, from the coding sequence ATGTCACGGCAGATTCGGAAGAAGGCGGAAAGGGACCGGAGGCGGTTCATCTTTTTCTGCATCCTTCCGGCGTTTCTGTTTTTGGCCGTATTCATGTATTATCCGATCGCAGAGACGTTCCGCCTGTCGTTCATGAAGTCCTCCGGGCTTGGAGCGGACCGGTTCATCGGATGGGAGAACTATAAAAAGCTGTTCGCCAGCGAGGAATTCCAGCAAGGTCTGCTCCATGTGTTTCTCTGGGCGTTCTGGAGCATCATCATCCAGTTGCCCTTGGCGTTTTTCATCGCCTTTTCCCTGACGTTCTACATCAACCGGTTCACCCGGCCGATGCGGGCGATCTTCTACCTGGCCAACGTTCTGCCCTCGGCCATTACGGCGATGTTGGGCAAGTTCGTCTTCTCCCCGACCAACGGGATCCTGAACAGCATCGGGGCGAATGCCGGGTGGAAATGGCTTGAAGACATTGATTTCCTTGGGGACGTGCACATCGCCTTCTGGTCGGTGTTCGCCGTGGCGACCTGGGCGTATACCGGCTTCCCCATCATCTTTCTGATGTCCAAGATCGAACAGATGCCCAAGGACATGAAGGAAGCGGCGGAGATTGACGGGGTGACCGGGTGGAAGTACGCCTGGTACATCGTTCTGCCCAATCTGAAAGGAGCCTTCCGGATCCTGGCGGTGCTGTGCACCATCGGCAGCCTGAAATTGTTTGATCTTCCCTACATGATGACTACCGGAGGACCAGGATACGCGACGATTACCCTGGGCATCAGCCTGTACCGGCAGGGATTCATCAACTGGCAGTACGGACGGGCCTCGGCCATCGGTGTGGTGATTCTGATCCTTTCGTTGGTGTTCACCGTGCTGGAGTTCGCCGGTCACGGCGGGGATGAAGGAGGCAAGTGA
- a CDS encoding extracellular solute-binding protein has product MKKHLLVLVVLALLPAFLFAQGGKEATASSGPVTLTIWGRDIADTSSDHIYMHDLLENFQKQNPDIKLDYIALGDPGLADKTKITMASGVDQLPEIIQSWGGSVMGGYADAGRLLDMTKELGSIPGSKAAQDAMSWKGKIYGVAPFFAVAGIFLNEEIFAKYGLTPPTTIAEMEKVCDTLLAKGVQPFACGAKDKWPPLAMYMYLVNRYGGDAFGSAQARKIGFNDPTFIKAAQKYQQWVTKGYFGSKPLGDAYGDAQQQMASGKAAMMVTGSWMCAQFSDPTFTDQKLGFYAFPVLEGGVGKVTDVMGQTDIGFIVTKKAEAKKDAVVRFLTYAMSVEACGADPGRICSVPGVPAKNNLTGMASELFSQSKTVQFWWDQDLPPAVTSPLNDTIQNFFLPGSDVAAAMNQFEALVADEVGPVKK; this is encoded by the coding sequence ATGAAGAAACATCTGTTGGTGTTGGTGGTGCTGGCACTGTTGCCGGCGTTCCTGTTCGCCCAGGGAGGGAAGGAAGCGACTGCGTCCAGCGGGCCGGTCACGTTGACCATCTGGGGACGGGATATCGCGGATACGTCATCCGACCATATCTACATGCATGACCTTCTGGAGAATTTCCAGAAGCAGAATCCGGACATCAAACTGGATTACATCGCATTGGGTGATCCCGGTCTTGCCGACAAGACGAAGATCACCATGGCAAGCGGTGTGGACCAGCTTCCGGAGATCATCCAGAGCTGGGGCGGCTCGGTGATGGGCGGATACGCCGATGCCGGTCGTCTGTTGGACATGACCAAGGAACTGGGGAGCATTCCCGGCAGCAAAGCCGCCCAGGATGCCATGTCGTGGAAGGGCAAGATTTACGGCGTCGCGCCGTTCTTCGCCGTGGCCGGCATCTTCCTCAACGAAGAGATTTTCGCCAAGTACGGGCTGACGCCGCCGACGACCATCGCCGAGATGGAGAAGGTGTGTGACACGTTGCTGGCCAAGGGCGTGCAGCCGTTTGCCTGCGGCGCCAAGGATAAATGGCCTCCGCTTGCCATGTACATGTACCTGGTCAACCGGTACGGCGGGGACGCGTTTGGTTCCGCCCAGGCCCGGAAGATCGGGTTCAACGATCCGACGTTCATCAAGGCGGCGCAGAAGTACCAGCAGTGGGTGACCAAAGGATACTTTGGCTCCAAGCCGCTGGGCGATGCCTATGGAGATGCACAGCAGCAGATGGCCAGCGGCAAAGCCGCGATGATGGTCACCGGTTCCTGGATGTGCGCGCAGTTCTCCGATCCTACGTTCACCGACCAGAAGCTGGGATTCTACGCGTTCCCGGTGCTGGAAGGCGGAGTGGGCAAGGTGACCGATGTGATGGGCCAGACGGACATCGGATTCATCGTCACCAAGAAGGCTGAGGCGAAGAAAGACGCCGTGGTGCGGTTCCTCACCTATGCGATGAGCGTTGAGGCGTGCGGTGCCGATCCTGGACGGATCTGCTCTGTTCCGGGCGTCCCGGCGAAGAACAACCTGACCGGTATGGCCAGTGAGCTCTTCTCCCAGTCCAAGACGGTGCAGTTCTGGTGGGACCAGGATCTACCTCCGGCAGTCACTTCCCCGCTGAACGATACCATCCAGAACTTCTTCCTGCCTGGCAGCGATGTCGCTGCGGCGATGAACCAGTTCGAGGCATTGGTCGCGGATGAAGTGGGACCGGTGAAGAAATAA